Proteins found in one Pseudomonas sp. P8_241 genomic segment:
- the purE gene encoding 5-(carboxyamino)imidazole ribonucleotide mutase, with product MSALVGVIMGSKSDWSTLSHTADMLEKLGIPYEVKVVSAHRTPDLLFQYAEEAEARGIEVIIAGAGGAAHLPGMCAAKTHLPVLGVPVQSAMLSGVDSLLSIVQMPAGIPVATLAIGKAGAINAALLSASILGAKHPQFHAVLKTFRAEQTDSVLENPDPRIA from the coding sequence ATGAGTGCATTGGTTGGCGTGATCATGGGCTCAAAGTCCGATTGGTCCACCCTTAGCCACACCGCCGATATGCTGGAAAAGCTCGGCATCCCTTACGAGGTGAAAGTGGTTTCTGCCCACCGCACCCCGGACCTGCTGTTCCAGTACGCTGAAGAAGCCGAGGCGCGTGGCATCGAGGTGATCATTGCCGGGGCCGGTGGTGCGGCCCACCTGCCAGGCATGTGTGCGGCCAAGACCCACCTGCCTGTGCTTGGCGTGCCAGTCCAGTCGGCGATGCTATCGGGCGTCGATTCGCTGCTCTCTATTGTGCAGATGCCTGCGGGTATCCCGGTCGCCACCCTGGCCATCGGCAAGGCGGGTGCGATCAACGCTGCGTTGCTGTCGGCGAGTATCCTGGGCGCCAAGCACCCGCAGTTCCACGCGGTGCTGAAAACCTTCCGTGCTGAACAGACAGACAGCGTCCTGGAAAATCCAGACCCACGCATCGCCTGA
- a CDS encoding DUF3299 domain-containing protein, whose protein sequence is MRRLLLTFLLLGAGLAHAGELPETDWLELMPKSDQKALEAMPEIDHDSPEATGTFTEKGGMKQAKGLPAVMYSSKTVASMNDKNIRIGGYPVPLETDGKGHSTLFFLVPYPGACIHVPPPPPNQLVLVRYPKGLKLNDIYTPLWVTGTLKVEKVSNDLADAAYALDAAKVRVVEESDL, encoded by the coding sequence ATGCGCCGTCTTCTGCTGACATTTCTATTACTGGGTGCGGGCCTTGCCCATGCCGGCGAGCTGCCGGAAACCGACTGGCTCGAACTGATGCCCAAGTCGGACCAGAAAGCCCTCGAGGCCATGCCCGAAATCGACCACGACTCGCCCGAAGCCACTGGCACCTTTACCGAGAAGGGTGGGATGAAGCAGGCCAAAGGTTTGCCGGCGGTGATGTATTCGTCCAAAACCGTGGCGTCGATGAACGACAAGAACATCCGTATTGGCGGTTATCCGGTGCCGTTGGAAACCGATGGCAAGGGCCACAGCACGTTGTTCTTCCTCGTGCCGTATCCGGGCGCCTGCATTCATGTGCCGCCTCCACCGCCGAATCAACTGGTGCTGGTGCGATATCCGAAAGGCTTGAAGCTGAACGATATCTACACACCGCTGTGGGTGACCGGCACGTTGAAGGTCGAGAAGGTCAGTAATGATCTGGCGGATGCGGCGTATGCGCTGGATGCGGCGAAAGTGAGAGTCGTGGAAGAGTCGGATTTGTAA
- the aspA gene encoding aspartate ammonia-lyase, which yields MSSAASFRTENDLLGALEVPAQAYYGIQTLRAVNNFRLSGVPISHYPKLVVGLAMVKQAAADANRELGHLSEAKHAAISEACARLIRGDYHEEFVVDMIQGGAGTSTNMNANEVIANIALEAMGHQKGEYQYLHPNDDVNMAQSTNDAYPTAIRLGLLLGHDALLASLDSLIQAFAAKGQEFNHVLKMGRTQLQDAVPMTLGQEFRAFATTMGEDLARLKTLAPELLTEVNLGGTAIGTGINADPRYQALAVQRLALISGQPLVPAADLIEATSDMGAFVLFSGMLKRTAVKLSKICNDLRLLSSGPRTGINEINLPARQPGSSIMPGKVNPVIPEAVNQVAFQVIGNDLALTMAAEGGQLQLNVMEPLIAFKIFDSIRLLQRAMDMLREHCIVGITANEARCRELVEHSIGLVTALNPYIGYKNATRIAGLALESGRGVLELVREEGLLDEAMLADILRPENMIAPRLVPLKA from the coding sequence ATGTCCTCCGCTGCATCTTTCCGCACAGAAAACGACCTGCTTGGCGCCCTCGAAGTACCGGCTCAAGCGTATTACGGCATCCAGACCCTGCGAGCGGTGAACAACTTCCGCCTCTCGGGCGTTCCGATTTCGCATTACCCGAAACTGGTTGTGGGTCTGGCAATGGTCAAACAGGCCGCTGCCGACGCTAACCGCGAGTTGGGTCATCTGAGCGAAGCCAAACACGCAGCCATCAGCGAAGCCTGTGCACGATTGATCCGTGGTGATTACCACGAAGAATTCGTGGTCGACATGATTCAAGGTGGCGCCGGTACGTCCACCAACATGAACGCCAACGAAGTGATCGCCAACATTGCGCTCGAAGCAATGGGTCACCAGAAAGGCGAATACCAGTACCTGCACCCGAACGACGACGTGAACATGGCGCAGTCGACCAACGACGCTTACCCGACGGCGATCCGCCTGGGTCTGTTGCTGGGTCACGACGCGCTGCTGGCCAGCCTCGACAGCCTGATTCAGGCGTTCGCGGCCAAGGGCCAGGAATTCAACCACGTCCTGAAGATGGGTCGTACCCAGCTGCAAGACGCTGTGCCGATGACCTTGGGTCAAGAATTCCGCGCCTTCGCCACCACCATGGGCGAAGACCTGGCCCGTCTGAAGACGCTGGCCCCGGAACTGCTGACTGAAGTGAACCTGGGCGGCACCGCGATCGGCACCGGCATCAACGCCGACCCGCGCTATCAGGCCCTGGCGGTACAACGTCTGGCACTGATCAGCGGTCAACCGCTGGTTCCGGCGGCCGACCTGATCGAAGCCACGTCCGACATGGGCGCCTTCGTACTGTTCTCCGGCATGCTCAAGCGCACCGCGGTCAAGCTGTCGAAGATCTGCAACGACCTGCGTCTGCTGTCCAGCGGCCCACGCACCGGCATCAACGAAATCAACTTGCCGGCGCGTCAGCCAGGCAGTTCGATCATGCCAGGCAAGGTCAACCCGGTTATCCCGGAAGCCGTTAACCAGGTGGCCTTCCAGGTCATCGGTAACGATCTGGCGCTGACCATGGCAGCCGAAGGCGGCCAACTGCAATTGAACGTGATGGAGCCGCTGATCGCGTTCAAGATCTTCGACTCGATCCGCCTGCTGCAACGCGCCATGGACATGCTGCGTGAGCACTGCATCGTCGGCATCACCGCCAACGAAGCCCGCTGCCGTGAACTGGTCGAGCACTCGATTGGCCTGGTCACCGCGCTGAACCCGTACATCGGCTACAAAAACGCCACCCGTATCGCCGGCCTCGCCCTTGAAAGCGGCCGCGGCGTGCTGGAACTGGTGCGCGAAGAAGGTCTGCTCGACGAAGCCATGCTCGCCGACATCCTGCGCCCGGAAAACATGATTGCTCCGCGTCTGGTTCCGCTCAAAGCCTGA
- a CDS encoding 5-(carboxyamino)imidazole ribonucleotide synthase — translation MKIGVIGGGQLGRMLALAGTPLGMNFAFLDPAPDACAAALGEHLRADYGDQDHLRQLADEVDLVTFEFESVPAETVAFLSQFVPVYPSAEALRIARDRWFEKSMFKDLGIPTPAFADIQSQTDLDAAVASIGLPAVLKTRTLGYDGKGQKVLRTPEDVVGTFAELGSVACLLEGFVPFTGEVSLIAVRARDGETKFYPLVHNTHDSGILKLSVASTDHPLQALAEDYSSRVLKQLDYVGVMAFEFFEVDGGLKANEIAPRVHNSGHWTTEGAECSQFENHLRAVAGLPLGSTAKVGESAMLNFIGKVPDTEKVIAIADCHLHHYGKAFKVGRKVGHANLRCADRETLAAQILKVEALIAE, via the coding sequence ATGAAAATCGGTGTAATCGGTGGCGGCCAGTTGGGTCGCATGTTGGCACTGGCGGGCACTCCGCTGGGCATGAACTTCGCTTTCCTCGACCCGGCACCGGACGCTTGTGCGGCGGCGTTGGGCGAACATCTGCGGGCCGATTACGGCGATCAGGATCACCTGCGTCAATTGGCTGATGAAGTCGATCTGGTGACGTTCGAGTTCGAAAGCGTTCCAGCCGAAACCGTAGCGTTCCTGTCGCAATTCGTGCCGGTATACCCGAGCGCCGAAGCCCTGCGCATCGCCCGTGATCGCTGGTTCGAAAAAAGCATGTTCAAGGACCTGGGGATTCCAACCCCGGCGTTCGCCGACATCCAGTCCCAGACTGACCTCGACGCTGCCGTGGCTTCCATCGGCCTACCGGCGGTTCTCAAAACCCGCACCTTGGGTTACGACGGCAAGGGCCAGAAAGTTCTGCGCACGCCTGAAGACGTCGTCGGGACGTTCGCCGAGTTGGGCAGCGTGGCGTGCCTGCTGGAAGGCTTCGTGCCGTTCACCGGCGAAGTCTCGCTGATCGCCGTGCGCGCTCGCGATGGCGAAACGAAGTTCTATCCGCTGGTGCACAACACCCACGACAGCGGCATTCTCAAGTTGTCCGTGGCCAGCACCGATCACCCGCTGCAAGCCCTGGCCGAAGACTACTCCAGTCGTGTGCTTAAACAGCTGGATTATGTCGGTGTGATGGCGTTCGAGTTCTTTGAAGTCGACGGTGGCCTCAAAGCCAACGAAATCGCCCCGCGTGTGCACAACTCCGGGCACTGGACCACCGAGGGCGCCGAGTGCAGCCAGTTCGAAAACCACTTGCGGGCTGTTGCCGGTCTGCCGCTGGGTTCGACGGCCAAGGTCGGCGAGAGCGCAATGCTCAACTTCATCGGTAAAGTGCCGGACACCGAGAAAGTGATCGCTATCGCCGATTGCCATCTGCATCACTACGGCAAGGCGTTCAAGGTCGGTCGCAAGGTCGGTCACGCCAACCTGCGTTGCGCAGACCGCGAGACGCTGGCCGCACAGATCCTCAAGGTCGAAGCGCTCATCGCCGAATAG
- a CDS encoding GlsB/YeaQ/YmgE family stress response membrane protein gives MGIIGTIFIGLIVGLLARFLKPGDDNMGWIMTILLGIGGSLAATYGGQALGIYQAGEGAGFIGALVGAVVLLVIYGLVKKN, from the coding sequence ATGGGTATTATCGGAACCATCTTTATCGGCTTGATCGTCGGGCTGCTCGCACGGTTCCTCAAACCGGGCGATGACAACATGGGCTGGATCATGACCATCCTGCTCGGTATCGGCGGTTCGCTGGCAGCCACCTACGGCGGCCAGGCCCTGGGTATTTATCAGGCAGGTGAAGGTGCCGGCTTCATTGGTGCACTGGTAGGCGCTGTTGTATTGCTGGTGATCTACGGCCTGGTCAAAAAGAACTGA
- a CDS encoding asparaginase — translation MNASTYPAAQHVMVLYTGGTIGMQASAHGLAPASGFEARMRDYLHSQPELVVPQWRFREMSLLIDSANMTPAYWQQLREAVVDAVDVQGCDSVLILHGTDTLAYSAAAMSFQLLGLHARVCFTGSMLPAGVTDSDAWENLGGALVALGQGLAPGVHLYFHGELLDPTHCAKVRSFGRHPFKRLKRQGGGVKVSSMPQQLNYQPPKQMANVAVLPLFPGISAGILNGLVDSGIQGLVLECYGSGTGPGDNPEFLASLGRARDKGVVVVAVTQCHEGGVELDVYEAGSRLRDVGVLSGGGMTREAAFGKLHALLGAGLDTEEVRRLVELDLCGELI, via the coding sequence ATGAATGCCTCGACCTACCCTGCCGCCCAGCACGTCATGGTGCTCTACACCGGCGGCACCATCGGCATGCAAGCCAGCGCGCACGGCTTGGCCCCCGCATCCGGTTTCGAAGCGCGGATGCGCGATTACCTGCACAGTCAGCCTGAACTGGTGGTGCCGCAGTGGCGCTTTCGCGAGATGTCGCTGCTGATCGACAGCGCCAACATGACGCCGGCGTATTGGCAGCAATTGCGTGAAGCGGTGGTCGATGCGGTGGATGTGCAAGGCTGCGACAGCGTGCTGATCCTGCATGGCACCGACACTCTGGCCTACAGCGCCGCCGCCATGAGTTTCCAGTTGCTCGGCCTGCACGCTCGCGTGTGTTTCACCGGCTCCATGCTACCGGCCGGCGTGACCGACAGCGATGCCTGGGAAAATCTCGGCGGCGCTTTGGTTGCCCTTGGCCAAGGCCTGGCACCGGGCGTTCACTTGTACTTTCACGGCGAACTGCTCGACCCGACCCATTGCGCGAAGGTCCGCAGTTTTGGTCGCCATCCGTTCAAGCGCCTGAAGCGTCAGGGCGGTGGCGTGAAAGTGTCTTCGATGCCGCAACAGCTGAACTACCAGCCACCCAAACAGATGGCGAACGTTGCGGTATTGCCGCTGTTTCCCGGCATCAGCGCCGGGATACTCAATGGCCTGGTCGACAGCGGCATCCAGGGTCTGGTGCTGGAGTGCTACGGCAGCGGCACCGGGCCGGGCGACAACCCCGAGTTTCTCGCCAGCCTGGGCCGCGCGCGGGACAAGGGTGTGGTGGTGGTCGCGGTGACGCAGTGCCATGAAGGCGGCGTCGAGCTGGATGTGTATGAGGCCGGCAGCCGTTTGCGCGATGTGGGCGTGTTGTCGGGTGGCGGCATGACCCGCGAGGCGGCGTTCGGCAAGTTGCATGCACTGTTGGGTGCGGGGCTTGATACAGAGGAAGTACGGCGACTTGTCGAACTGGACCTGTGCGGCGAACTGATTTGA
- a CDS encoding reprolysin-like metallopeptidase: MYRHDEVAELSGYNYRNEDSNAALQGWTDLINDWFITLKKSGEHTPSLTKVLLLTRNNINVTASGLLGGTRGISWYKGHCAIAAITSTHVPAHEIGHMLGAKHEDSEVIYDGWWHDTIMLTDEFSSMRGNAHRYSDKNRENIRNYLDRFE; this comes from the coding sequence ATGTATCGTCATGATGAAGTAGCGGAGCTGTCAGGGTACAACTACAGAAACGAAGATAGCAACGCTGCGCTGCAAGGCTGGACGGACCTGATAAACGACTGGTTCATCACTCTAAAAAAATCCGGTGAACATACGCCGAGCCTGACTAAAGTCCTTCTATTGACCAGAAACAATATCAACGTGACAGCCAGTGGACTCCTCGGAGGAACAAGAGGCATTAGCTGGTACAAAGGTCATTGTGCAATTGCAGCGATCACATCCACTCATGTTCCCGCACATGAAATTGGCCATATGCTTGGCGCAAAACATGAGGACAGCGAAGTGATCTATGACGGCTGGTGGCACGACACAATCATGCTAACGGACGAGTTTTCCAGTATGCGGGGAAACGCCCATCGCTACAGTGACAAGAACAGGGAAAACATTCGCAACTATCTTGATCGATTCGAATGA
- a CDS encoding LysR substrate-binding domain-containing protein, which yields MNLESKWLEDFSALAATRSFSQAAERRFVTQPAFSRRIRSLEAALGLQLVNRSRTPIELTAAGQLFLVTARTVVEQLGEVLRHLHHLEGGQGEVMQVAAAHSLALGFFPRWIAQLRNEGLNIATRLVATNVGDAVHALREGGCDLMLAFYDPDAAMQMDPEIFPSLHLGHTEMLPVCAADAEGKPLFDLEGEGSVPLLAYSAGAFLGRSVNMLLRQRALRFTTIYETAMADSLKSMALEGLGIAWVPQLSVRAELARGELVICGGPQWHVPLEIRLYRCALVRKANVRLLWRKLEGGAASPAV from the coding sequence ATGAATCTGGAAAGCAAATGGCTGGAGGACTTTAGTGCTCTGGCCGCCACCCGCAGTTTCTCCCAGGCGGCTGAACGGCGTTTCGTGACACAGCCGGCGTTCAGTCGGCGCATCCGCAGCCTGGAGGCGGCGTTGGGGCTGCAGTTGGTCAATCGCTCGCGCACGCCGATCGAGCTGACGGCGGCGGGGCAATTGTTTCTGGTCACCGCGCGAACCGTGGTTGAACAGCTTGGCGAAGTGCTGCGCCATCTCCATCACCTGGAAGGCGGGCAGGGCGAGGTGATGCAGGTCGCGGCCGCTCACTCGCTGGCACTGGGTTTCTTTCCGCGCTGGATCGCGCAGCTGCGCAACGAAGGTCTGAACATCGCCACGCGCCTGGTGGCAACCAACGTCGGTGACGCTGTGCATGCGCTGCGTGAAGGTGGTTGCGATCTGATGCTCGCCTTCTATGACCCGGACGCGGCGATGCAAATGGACCCGGAAATTTTCCCGTCGCTGCACCTGGGCCATACCGAAATGTTGCCGGTGTGTGCTGCCGATGCCGAAGGCAAGCCGCTGTTCGATCTGGAAGGCGAGGGCAGCGTGCCGTTGTTGGCCTACAGCGCTGGTGCGTTTCTGGGTCGATCAGTGAATATGCTGCTGCGTCAACGGGCACTGCGCTTCACCACCATCTACGAAACCGCCATGGCCGATAGCCTGAAAAGCATGGCCCTTGAAGGTCTGGGCATCGCCTGGGTGCCGCAGCTGAGTGTGCGCGCCGAACTGGCGCGCGGTGAGTTGGTGATCTGCGGCGGCCCGCAATGGCATGTGCCGCTGGAGATCCGTTTGTACCGCTGCGCGCTCGTGCGCAAAGCGAATGTGCGATTGTTGTGGCGCAAGTTGGAAGGTGGAGCGGCAAGTCCTGCAGTCTGA